The nucleotide sequence GAAGCAGCGAACAAACCGATCCGACACCCATCGTTGTGCACCCCGTAGATGGTAATCGAAATAGTGCAGATTGAGCTGAAATGTCCCATCAGTTTCCAAATGGACGAGATCCGCAAAGGCCTCACGCAACACCTGCGGATCGCCATACGACGCCAGCGCCATGACTTTCCACTCATCGGAGTTCGGTTGAAAACCGAGATGATGAGTAATCGCCGAATAGAGAAAACCGAGAGAGTGCGGAAATTGTATATTACGAAGCAATGTCAGACGATTGCCTTGCCCGACATAGAAACTGCTGGTCGACCACTCGCCGATTCCATCGACGACCAGCACATTCGCTGCAGCAAACGGGCTCAGGAAGAAACTGGCGGCGTGCGCATGATGATGGTCAACGTAGACGACGGACACGTTGCTACGGAAAGGAAAGACCTTCCGCAACAGGTGCCGCAACCGCACCATACACGGATAGCGCTTCAGAAAGGGGTAATGCAAAGACGCACCCCGAAACAATTGGAGCGATTTCGGAAAATATCGCAACACGTGCCGAATGATTTGTTGCGGTTCGATCCATGGATTCCAATAGTACGCAATCTGTGAAATGTCGGCGGCATCAACACCGCCCTCTTGCAGACAATATTGAATGGCCAGTGCCGGAAGCCATCCATCATGTTTCTTGCGAGAGAACCGTTCTTCTTCAGCCGCCGCAATAATCCGACCGTCGTGAATAAGCGCCGCTGAAGCATCATGCCCAAAACAGTTGATACCAAGGATATACACGGCGCGTAGGAACCACAGAGATGGGAGGCTGTCAATCAGATGGTGCACAAGCGTGCCGGCGACGCATCTTATTGCCCACCCCCCGCAACACGGCCAACTCCTCCGCCAGGCGCGTGAACGCGGGGAGGTCGAGAGATTGGGCGCCATCGCTGGCGGCAGCGGCTGGGTTGGGGTGGACTTCGATCAGTAGGCCGTCGGCGCCGGCGGCGGTCGCGGCCTTGGCCATGGCGGGGACATAGGCCGCATGACCGGTGCCGTGCGACGGGTCGACGATGATCGGTAAGTGGGTGAGCTCTTTCAACACGGGAATGGCGTTTAAGTCCAAGGTGTGTCGCGTCGCGGTCTCGAAGGTCCGGATGCCGCGTTCGCAGAGGATGACATGCGGGTTCCCGCCGGCGAGGATGTATTCGGCAGACAGCAGCCATTCCTGGATCGTCATGCTCATCCCGCGCTTCAACAACACCGGACGATTCAACCGCCCCACTTCTTTCAACAGCGGATAGTTTTGCGTATTGCGCGAGCCGATCTGGATCACGTCGGCGTATTCCGCGACGGCGCCGACGTCGCGCGGGTCGAGCAGCTCCGTGATGATCGGCAATCCGGTGACTTCGCGGGCCCGCGCTAACAGTCGCAGCCCCGCTTCGCCGAGGCCTTGAAAATCATACGGACTGGTGCGCGGCTTGAACGCCCCGCCGCGCAAGGCGTTCGCACCGGCCGCCTTCACAGCCACCGCGACTTGGAGCAACTGGGCTTCGTCTTCGACGGCACACGGACCCGCCGCGAGGAAAAACGCGCCCCGACCGACCAATGCACCTGCCGCCCCGACCGCTATTTGCGTCGGCTGCGGTTGCGCTTCACGACTCGCTAATGGATAGGGTGCGTTTCCCACGGCCCGCTGATTACGAAGTGACGCATTTATTGTCAACCAACGGCTGACAAAACCTTGACAAATTTCCTCGCTTCCTTCTTTTATGATTTCGACATGGGTCCCTTTGACAAGGTGTTACGAATTTCGCGGCAGCTCTGGATCGTCGTCGTCATGGGCATCGTTCTCCACACCACCTCAGCGGCATCCGAAGCCGAGCCGGCATGGGTCGCGCAACTCACTGCAACACTCGGCAACGGCGCGCTGCTCGTGGAAGACCAGTCGGGCCGCACCGTACTCGACTTGCACGCCGATGAAACATTCGTCCCCGCCTCAATCCTCAAGCTCGCCACCTCCGCGTGCGCACTGTTGACGCTGCCAAATAATTACCGCTTCCAGACCAGCTTCCACTACGGCACCAATGGCGTGTTATACGTGAAGGGCTTCGGCGATCCGGCGCTCACGTCGGAAGAGTTGGCCCAAGCGGCGCGTGGGTTGCGCGGGCGCGGCGTCCACGACGTCCGCGGTATTGTGCTGGACGACTCGTTCTTCGCGCCGCATCTGGCCATCGACGGCCAATCCGCATCGGCCAATCCCTACGACGCGCAAAACAGCGCATTGTTGGCGAACTTTAATACCATTTTTATTCGCAAGGCGAAGAACGGCCAAGTCGTGTCGGCCGAACCGCAAACGCCGATCACTGCAATGACGCTTGACCTGGCGAAGGGACTACGCGCGGGAACGCATCGGATCAACGTCTCGCGCGATTCCGGCAAGGCGCTGCTGTACGTCGGACATCTGTTGAAGGCATTTTTCGAACACGAGGGCGTCGCGGTGGCTGGTGAAATCACCGCCGGCCGCGTGCCGAACGGACTGGCGGCCACGTACGTGCATACCTCGTCGCAGTCCCTCCCGCATTTAATCCGTGCATTGCTCGAAAATTCTAACAACTTAATGACCAATCAACTCTTCCTCACGATGGGCGCGCAAAAATTCGGCCCACCCGCGACGGTCGAGAAGGGGCAAGCGGTGATGCACGAGTGTTTGAAGACGCAGTTCGGGTGGCGAAACTTCGTCGTGATGGAAGGCTCCGGACTCTCGAAGCAAAACCAAGTCACCGCCCATCAAATGATGCGCTTAGTCCGTTTCTTCGAACGCTATCGCGACCTCGTCCCAATGAAAGAACCCCCGTTTCAGGCCAAGACCGGCACGTTGAATGGCGTCTCCACACTGGCCGGATTTTTCGACACCCCAAGCCGCCACCACTATCGCTTCGTCTTAATGCTGAACGCCCCCGGTGTCGGCTATTGGTCGAAGTTCAAAGTCGCCAAACTCCTCTACGACGGCCTCTCCGGGACGATGCTGAGTAAGAAGTAACACAACAAAATATCAGGTTGTATGACCACAATTTATCGGATATATTGAGTTCATGTTCTCCAGATATATAACCATCAAACATGACTATAGTTTTTTCTTCTTTGGCCCCAGAGGGTCGGGAAAATCGACCTACCTGCGCCAAACTTTTGGGAGTCGGCCGCAGACACTCTGGATCGACTTACTCGACCCCGATGAAGAGGCCTTATTCCAAGTCGACCCGAATGAGCTAACGCGGCGTTGTCAGCCGCTGCCCGCCGGGACTTGGGTCGTGATCGATGAAGTGCAGAAGGTGCCGCGGCTGCTCAATCTCGTCCACAAACTGATTGAAGAACGCTCGCTCTACTTTGCGCTGTCCGGATCATCGGCGCGGAAGCTGCGACGCGGCGGCGCGAATCTGTTGGCGGGTCGGGCGTTCGTCAATCACCTCTACCCCTTTACGGCGCAAGAATTGGCGGGGCATTTTGATCTGCATCGCGCCATGGCCTGGGGGACTTTGCCAAAGGTCTGGTCCTTTGATGAAGACGCACTCAAAAAAAACTTCCTGCAGGCATATGCGCATACCTACTTGAAGGAAGAAATCCAAGCGGAGCAGATCGTGCGCAACTTGCCCACCTTTCGCAAATTCATCGAAGTCGCCGCACAAATGAACGGGCAACCGATCAATTGTTCGAAAGTCGCGCGCGAAGTTCGCACCGATCACACCGTCGTCCGCACGTATTTTGAAATATTGGAAGATACGCTGCTGGGCTTCCACGTGTCGGCATACGCCCACTCGCTGCGCAGGCAACAGCGACAGGCGCAAAAGTTTTACTTCATCGATTGCGGCATGCTCCGGGCGCTGCAGAAGACGCTCGACCTGCCGGTGCGACCCAAGACGTACGAGTATGGGCGGCTCTTCGAGCAATTCGTGATCAGTGAATGCTTCAAACACTGTCAATACCGGGCCCGCGATGAAACGTTACAGTATCTCCGCACGAAAGACGGTGTAGAGGTCGATCTCATCATTAGCCGCCCGGGGAAAGCCACGCTCTTCATTGAAATCAAATCGACCGATCAGATAATGGAACAGGATTGCTCCTCATTGGCCCGGATCACGAGTGGGCTCGACGACAGCACGGCGCTCGTGGTTTCTCAAGACCCGCATCGCAAAACGATCGGTCACGTCCAGGTCTTCCCATGGCAGGAATTTTTCACGGCCTTCTTGGGGGATCGGCTATAAAGGATCATTCGAGGAGTGCCGGTTCTACTCACTCTCGAACAACGGCACGGAAAACCCTTCCTGCAGAGCGGCGCGGGCGAGGCGGGTGTCGAGAGTGACAAAACTGTGCCTGGTGGTCTGATCGGCGCAGGCCACCAGCGCCGCTGCGAGTTGCAACGCATCGGCGGATTTCAACGGAGGACGCGCAGCAGTCGGATGGCGCGGCGCTTCACCGCCTCCACGTCGGTCACGAAATGGAGCCCCGCCGCAATCCCCTCCCACACTGCGAACGCCCGTTCGGCCTGCGTATGGCGGAGCCGCCGCTCGCGTTGGAGACGCGCGAGCGCGGACGCGACTTCGACCGGCGTCAACGTCCACGCGACGATCGCGTCGCTCCGCTCGTAGAGCGTGAGCACCGCGCCGCTCGATCCCTCCCGCACCACTAACGGCAAGCAGGCCGCGGCGTCCCAGAAGTTCACAACCCCTCCTCACGCTCTGCAAGCAAGGCCCGCACCGCCCCGCCTTTCACGCCTTTCAGGATTCGCTGTTCGATCCACTGCCGCGTCGGCCGCCGCCGCGCCGCCGGCGTAATCACCCCGCGCCGCTCCAGCTCGGCCAAGAATGCCGCATCATCCCCCGGCACGCCGTGGTGGCGCGCGGGACTTAAGCGCGCGACGGGGCGATCCCGGTCCATCACGAGGACTTCCTCGCCCCGCCGCACCCGCCGCAAGACGGCGCTCAGTTGATTCTTGAGGGAGGAAATATTGATCGTTGACATAGCCAGAATATAGCGCCGCTATCAGGCCATGTAAAGGCCATGTTAATGACAGATAACGCCGTCACGTGTCTGCTTGACGATGTTCCATCTCAATACGGGGGGTCGAGATCGCGTGTTGGGGGGCCCAGGGTACGCGGTCACGGCGCCATCGAGGCGCCGCGCCGCTCACCCTCGCCGATTTCGTCGTTATATGCCGCACGGGGAAATCGGCTGCGAGAGCCCCTGGGCCCCCCAACACGCGATCTCGACCGTTGCACCATCAGGCGCCGGGGCAGACTGTGCCGATGGACAGCCCCTGCATTGTGATGGTACTCGCTTCAATATGCCCATAGCATGTCGAAATACGGCGGTTAGAACGAGAAACCGTGCTGGCATGCATCCAACATGCTATCTCTGCGGCACGCCGATCATGGGACATTCCTCGTACGACCATGTCCCTCCAAAACAATTTTTCCCTGATGTACTGAAAAAGGCCCCGAATCTCGTCACTTTGCCAACTCATGAACACTGCAACAAGGAGTTTCAGCGTGATGAGGATTATTTTCGCCTGTCGCTCGGCCCGCTTGCAATGAAGACAACAATGGGGAGCCTATTATGGAAAGACATTGCAAGGAGTATGAAACGTAAAGCGGGACTGGGCCTGGTTCGTCAAGTATATGCTGAATTTCAGCACAGGACGCCTGGAGGGATCTATTATCCACCACGATGCATCGCTAAACATTACGATGCTCAACGTATCACGCGAGTGGCGTGGAAAATCATCCGAGGGCTGCATTGCCATACCATCAATAATGAGTTCGTCCCCGAAAATGCGGCGCATTACATTTCCTTGCTCGATCCGGCACAGCCACAGGCCGATTTCATTAATCAATTGCTGCGCTTGATCACGTCACAGGAGGAACATGGACACCACCCGAGAGTACTTGCATATAAATTCAAAGAAGCATGTGATGAGGCCGTCAGACTTTATGCATTCGGCATAAGACTATGGGAGCATTTTATTTTTCTCGCAATGTATGATCTGGGCTCGCGTGTCGCTGCGCTCGTCGACGTGGATTGCCCAGCTGAAAGTGGAGGTCCGGCAGGGGCGGAGGGCGGTCCCTCGGGCGAGTCTGAGCGGTAAGGACACCATCGCGTAGCGATGGCATGGTCCGCGTCGCGAACCGAAATCACTATCAGAACACGATGAACCATCGCCCCCTCCCCGGCCCTCTCACCCCACGATTTGCAGATTGGCGTATTGGACCATCAGGGTTTTCAGGCCGGCGCGGTCGAATTGGACCATGACTTTTTGTGCAGCACCCTGCCCTTCGATCTTGCGGATCACGCCGGAGCCGAAGAGCGGGTGCATCACGTGGGTCCCGATCCGCAGCGTTGCGGCTTGCTCTTCCGGGCTTCGCTGATCGTAACAGGGGCTCACGTCGCCCCCTCCACCGGCAAAGCCGGATGGAGCCTCCCCCTCAACGCCGCTGTGCGGCTGGTGACGGATGCGTGACTGGTGACTCGCGGTCCGTGCCCCAGCCACCAGCCACGAGTCACCAGTCACGCGTTTCGAGTCACTAGTCACGGCCCCTTCCGGCAGCTCTTCCAGGAAGCGTGACGGCACGTTGTACTGTTCGCGGCCGTACAGACGGCGCCGCTCCGCGTGGCAGAGATACAGCTGTTCGCGCGCGCGCGTCATGCCGACGTAGCAAAGACGCCGCTCCTCCTCGAGTTCGTCGGGATCGTCGAAGGAGCGCGCGTGCGGGAATAAGCCCTCTTCCATCCCGACGACGAACACAATCGGGAATTCGAGCCCTTTCGCCAAGTGGAGTGTCATGCAGTGCACGGCGCCGCCTTCGTTTTCCAATCCATCCACGTCGCTCACCAGCGAAACTTGGTCGAGGAACTGTTGCAACGGTGTCGCCTCCACGGTCGGATCATAGGCCGATTCGGCCAACGCGCGTCCGAGTTCTTCGAGATGCGCGACGCGTTCCGCCGTCGCGTCGTCGTCGCCTTCGTGCAACCATTCGATATAGCCGCTGCGTTGAATCAGTTGTTCCCACAATTCCGCAAGCGAGCACGTCGGCACTTCGGCGCGCAGTTCGTCGATCAGACGTCGGAATGTCATGACGCGCTCGCGCGTGCCGGCATTCAGGATGCGCAGCACTTCGCCGTCGCCCATGACGTCGTAGAGACTCCGCGCGGTGCGCGCCGCTTCGTCGGTCAAGCGGTCGAGCGTCGTCTTGCCGATCCCACGCGGCGGCGTATTGATGACACGCGCGATCCCGATCCCGTCGTGCGGATTCACCAGCAGCCGCAAATACGCCAGCAAGTCCTTCACTTCTTTCCGCTCGTAGAATCCGACGCCGCCGTAGATCTTGTACGGAATCCCGGTGTACCGCATCGCCTCTTCGTAAGGTCGCGATTGCGCGTTGGTCCGATAGAAGATCGCGACGTCGTGGTAACGTGCGCCGTTGCTGCGCGCCTTCGCGATTTGCCGCGTCACCCAGCCGGCTTCGTCCAAATCGGTGGCGTGCGCGCGCACTACGATCGGCGCGCCGACGGCGTTGTCGGTCCAGAGATCTTTCGGTCGTCGCTGCGAGTTGTGCCCAATGACGGCGTTCGCGGCCTGCAGGATGGTCTTCGTGGAACGATAATTCTGTTCCAGTCGGATCACCGCCGCTTGCGGATAGTCCTGTTCGAACGACAGGATGTTGCGAATATCGGCCCCGCGCCATCGGTACACAGAATTATGCACGACCATCCCTGCAGCCACATAATTACGCATATGGGGGATTGAGAGGTCATAGACCTTCCCCGTGTAGCTCACCGACTCCACCGATTCGACCGTATCCTCCACAACCTGATGCCCCTGCAGCACCGGCACGACCATACCAGGCTGTAAATGTGAGGCCGGAAGGAAATAAAATGCCTTTCCAGACGTCAATCGGGCACGAGAAACCACCGCTAAGTCACCAAGTGCGGCGATGTCACTCGCCAACGCATGTCCCGCTTCATAATCCTTGCGTGAAGTCTCAATACGCCAGGTCCCCTTTTTCCCCGTTCGCACTGGAAACCGGGTCGCTGCTAATTTCTTCAACTTCGGATCTGACGTAACCAACTGAATGCGATGATCGTGCCAACGACCGCTGTCGTAAGTCCGTCCATCACCGAACATCGTAAACCACACATACTGACGATGAATCGCACCACGGATCACAGCATAGGGCCGATGGTGGGGATAGCGCGGATCAAGGTCGAGATCGGACATCAACCGCTGTGCGGCGCTCTCCGTATCGACGGCGGCAAATAATTGATCGATATGTTGCTGACGGACCGCCAACCGACGACCACGGACAAAGAACACCATAGTCGGGATTCCATAACGAACGGAATATAACTGCTCATACATACGAATTTCACCGAGATCGGGAGACGCGCGCAGGATCCACATCGCATCTGCCACTTCTTGATTGGTCCGCACTTGAATCCCATTCAACAGCACGCCGTCTTTTGAAGTGCGAATGCCAGACGTCGTACCAATGCGATACCCGATCCCCCGTTTCCACATCAGATACACGTAATGCATGCCCGGCCGCGGCTCGAGCCGCCCAAAACAGAGATGATTCGGTGTCGCCTGGATCACCGCTCCAGAGTGGAGACGAATCCGACACAACGTACCGGTATAGGGACGCGACATGACCTTTTGAATCTTCGCGGTCGTCACCCTCCCTCCTCCGTGTCCCACCAACACTGCGTCGCCGGCACGCAATCGCTCTATCGGCTGCCATCCCTGCGGCGTGCGAATCGGCGTACCAGCCGGAAGACATTGATCAGGGTCTCCGACCACGCAGACGTTGTCGTGGGCGGCGCTGAGCAGACGGACGAGTTCGTATTGGGAGTGATTGGTATCTTGGTATTCGTCGATCAGCAAATAGCGGAAGCGCGATTGGTAACGCGCGAGCAGCTCCGGATGGGCGCGGAACATCCGCACCGGAAGCGCGATCAGGTCGGCGAAATCGACCGCGCGGGCGCGGCGCAAGGCCGCTTCGTAGAGTGTATAGACTTGAGCCAGCCGTTCGCCGTACGTCTCTTTCGCATGCGCGGCGACGTCGGCGGGGCTTAAGACCTGATCTTTGGCGCGCGCAATCTGGTTCAGAAACGAGCGTGCGGGAAATTTTTTGTCGTCGAGATTTAATGATTCGAGGATCTGGCGCAGCAGTTTCATTTGATCGTCGTCGTCGTAGACGACGAAATCGCGCGGCAGCTCGATGGCCGGCGCCTGTTCGCGCAGCAGTCGCAACCCTGCGGAGTGGAACGTCGTGATCCACATCCCCGCGATCGCGCCGACCAATCGTTCCACGCGCTCGCGCATCTCGCGGGCCGCCTTGTTGGTGAACGTAACGGCCAAGATCTCTTGCGGACGCGCCCGTCCGGTCGCGATGAGATACGCGAGCCGATGGGTCAGCACGCGCGTCTTGCCGCTGCCGGCGCCGGCAAGGATCAACAACGGCCCGTCGGCCTGCTCCACGGCCTGCCGTTGGGGGGGATTGAGATCGTTGAGTTGCATAATCGCTGGGTGACTGGTGGCTGGTGACTAGTGACTGGGGAACGGACTACGAGTCACCAGCCACTAACCACCAGTCACCAATCACCCTTTCATTCCACGGTCACACTCTTCGCCAAATTGCGCGGTTGGTCGACGTTCAGGCCGCGACCGTCGGCGACGTAGTACGCCAACAACTGCAACGGCAAGACGGTCAATGCCGGTTGCACGCGCGGCACCGCGGCCGGGATTGTGATCACTTGTGTGGCTAAGCGGCAGATCGCGGCGTCGCCTTCGGTTGCGATCGCGGTCAACGCCCCGCCGCGCGCTCGGATCTGTTCCAAATTGCTGATCACTTTGTCGTAATACGGGCCTTGCGGCACGATGCCGACGACTTGCATCGCGTCATCCACGAGCGCAATCGGGCCGTGCTTCATTTCTCCGGCGGGATAGCCTTCCGCGTGGGCATACGAAATCTCTTTCAGCTTGAGCGCTCCTTCTAATGCAATCGGATAATTCAATCCGCGCCCGAGGAACAGCCATTCGTCGGATTGCACCAACGCCTGCGCCACCGCCTGGCACTGCGGCGCGCGCTGCAACACGGTCTGCATTTGATGCGGCAGTGCCACCAACGTCGCGATTTCCGTTGCGATCGAAGCTGCCGGAAGCGCTTCTCGACGTTCGGCCAGCGCCAACGCCAACAAATGCAACACCACTAATTGCGTCGTGAATGCCTTCGTCGAAGCGACGCCGATCTCCGGACCGGCATAGGTGTACAACGCTGCATCGGCCAAGCGCGCGATCGAGGAATCGACGACGTTCGTCACGGCCCAAACGACCGCGCCTTTCTGTTTCGCCTCCAGCAATGCCGCCCGCGTGTCGGCCGTTTCACCGGATTGCGACACGGCGATGAATAGATCGCCGGGACCGATCAGCGGATCGCGATAACGGAATTCACTGGCCAAATCCGTCTCCACCGGAATGCGAGCAAGTTGTTCGATCAGGAACTTGCCAACCAGACATGCGTGGAACGCGGTCCCGCAGGCCACTAAGAAGACGCGCCGCCACGGCGCACCGCCGGTCAATAGCCCGTCGAGGTGCACGGCGCCCATCCCTGGCGTCACACGCCCTCGTAGCGTATCCGCGACCGCGCGCGGCTGTTCGTAAATCTCTTTCAACATGAAATCTTTGTAGCCCTCTTTTTCCGCCATTGCTGCCGACCACTGTACTTCGCGGATCGGGCGCTGCACTTCGCGCGCGTCTGCGTCGCGGATCGTGATCCCGTCGCGACGCACTTCCGCGATATCGCCGTCTTCCAATGCCGCAATACGGCGCGTGTGTTGAATGATGGCCGGGATATCGGCGGCGGCAAAATGCTCATCGTCGCCGAAACCCAGAATCAGTGGAACCTCTTTTTTCGCGCAATAGAAGCGATCCGTCACGCCGTCAATCACGAGGCAGAGCGCGTAGACCCCACGCAGTTGTTGCAGCGCCGCTTGCACGGCGGCCAACGGCGCGGCTCCGGCGGTGAGCGCTGCGTGCACTAAATGCGCGACAATCTCGGTGTCGGTCTCGCTGGTGAACGCGTGCCCCTGCGCGATCAAGCGCTCCCGCAGTTCCAAATAATTTTCGATGATCCCGTTATGCACGACAGCCACGCGGCCGAATTTATGCGGATGCGCGTTTTCGTCCGACGGCCGCCCGTGCGTGGCCCAGCGTGTGTGCCCGATGCCTAACGCGCCCGGCGGCGGTTCGCGTTGTACCAGTGCGGCCAAGCGATCGAGCTTCCCTTCACAGCGGACGATCCGCGTGGTGCCGCCGTTCATCACCGCGACGCCGGCCGAGTCGTAGCCGCGATATTCCAGCCGTCGTAATCCCTCGATCAAGATCGGACACGCCTCTCGCGACCCGATGTAGCCAACGATACCGCACATAAGCGAACTCCCTATTTCCGCTTCCAACCGCGCTTCACCACTTGGCGGCCGCGTGCGAGCGCCAGACTATGCGGCGGCACGTCGTCGGTAATCACCGAGCCGGCGCCGATCGTCGCCCCGTTCCCAATTCGGACCGGCGCGACGAACGCGGTATCGCTCCCGACGAACACGCCCTCGCCGATCGTCGTTTGATGTTTCGCCACGCCGTCGTAATTGCACGTGATCGTTCCACACCCGATGTTGGTCTTCGCCCCGATCGTCGCGTCGCCGAGATAGGTCAAGTGGTTCGCCTTCGCGCCGCATTTCAACCACGCCTTTTTCGTCTCGACGAAATTGCCGACGTGGACGTGCGCATCGAGCCGCGTCCCCGGGCGCAGCCGGGCAAACGGCCCGATGCGACAATCCGGGCCGACCACGGCGTCGTCAATCACGGAATACGGTAGTATTGCGACGCCGTCAGCCAGTTGCGCGTTCGTCAGCACCGCACCGTGGCCGATCACGCAGTTGCGGCCGATTCGCGTCGTCCCCGCCAACGTGACCGACGGCCCGATCACACTTTCTTCGCCGATCGTCACCGTGGCATCGACGTAGGCCGTCGCCGGATCGAGGAAACTGACGCCGCGCCGCATCCAGTCGTCGTTCAGTCGTCGCCGTAGGGACGCCGCGAGTGCGGCCAATTCGGCGCGCGAATTCACACCGGCGAACTCCGTGGCGTCCGACGCCGACACCGCGACGAGCGGCGTCCCCGCCGCTGCGGCCAGCGCCGCCAAGTCGGTCAGATAAAATTCACGTTGCGCATTGCCCCGCCCGATCCGCTTTAGTTGAGTAAATAGCCACCGCGCATCACAGCAATAAATGCCGGTGTTCACTTCGCGAATGGCCCGTGTGCCGGCATCCGCGTCGCGCTCTTCGACAATCGCATGCACCGATCCGCCCGTGGTCCGCACGACCCGCCCATAGCCGAACGGATCCGCCGGCGTCATCGTCAGCAATCCGCCGGGCGCCGCGCTGGCCGCCACGGCATCAACGAACGTCTGCAGCGTCTCCGCGCGCAGCAGCGGCACATCGCCGCAGAGGATCAGCACATGCCCCGCAAACCCGCGTAATGCCGTCGCGGCCGCTTGCACCGCATGCGCGGTCCCGAGCGGGTCGCGTTGCACAGCGATCTTCACGCCTCGCAACGCCTCGGGCAACGCCGCTGCCACGACGGATCGCGAATCGGGATTGAGCACCACGACCAACTGCGCCGGCCGCAACGCGCGCGCCGCCGCGAGGCCATACTGCAGCAGCGGCTGACCGGCGAGCGGGTGCAGGATCTTCGGCGTGGCGGACCGAAACCGCGTGCTCCGGCCGGCCGCTAACATGACCA is from Deltaproteobacteria bacterium and encodes:
- the glmS gene encoding glutamine--fructose-6-phosphate transaminase (isomerizing), yielding MCGIVGYIGSREACPILIEGLRRLEYRGYDSAGVAVMNGGTTRIVRCEGKLDRLAALVQREPPPGALGIGHTRWATHGRPSDENAHPHKFGRVAVVHNGIIENYLELRERLIAQGHAFTSETDTEIVAHLVHAALTAGAAPLAAVQAALQQLRGVYALCLVIDGVTDRFYCAKKEVPLILGFGDDEHFAAADIPAIIQHTRRIAALEDGDIAEVRRDGITIRDADAREVQRPIREVQWSAAMAEKEGYKDFMLKEIYEQPRAVADTLRGRVTPGMGAVHLDGLLTGGAPWRRVFLVACGTAFHACLVGKFLIEQLARIPVETDLASEFRYRDPLIGPGDLFIAVSQSGETADTRAALLEAKQKGAVVWAVTNVVDSSIARLADAALYTYAGPEIGVASTKAFTTQLVVLHLLALALAERREALPAASIATEIATLVALPHQMQTVLQRAPQCQAVAQALVQSDEWLFLGRGLNYPIALEGALKLKEISYAHAEGYPAGEMKHGPIALVDDAMQVVGIVPQGPYYDKVISNLEQIRARGGALTAIATEGDAAICRLATQVITIPAAVPRVQPALTVLPLQLLAYYVADGRGLNVDQPRNLAKSVTVE
- the glmU gene encoding bifunctional UDP-N-acetylglucosamine diphosphorylase/glucosamine-1-phosphate N-acetyltransferase GlmU, with the translated sequence MLAAGRSTRFRSATPKILHPLAGQPLLQYGLAAARALRPAQLVVVLNPDSRSVVAAALPEALRGVKIAVQRDPLGTAHAVQAAATALRGFAGHVLILCGDVPLLRAETLQTFVDAVAASAAPGGLLTMTPADPFGYGRVVRTTGGSVHAIVEERDADAGTRAIREVNTGIYCCDARWLFTQLKRIGRGNAQREFYLTDLAALAAAAGTPLVAVSASDATEFAGVNSRAELAALAASLRRRLNDDWMRRGVSFLDPATAYVDATVTIGEESVIGPSVTLAGTTRIGRNCVIGHGAVLTNAQLADGVAILPYSVIDDAVVGPDCRIGPFARLRPGTRLDAHVHVGNFVETKKAWLKCGAKANHLTYLGDATIGAKTNIGCGTITCNYDGVAKHQTTIGEGVFVGSDTAFVAPVRIGNGATIGAGSVITDDVPPHSLALARGRQVVKRGWKRK